In Kryptolebias marmoratus isolate JLee-2015 linkage group LG4, ASM164957v2, whole genome shotgun sequence, the following proteins share a genomic window:
- the cd8b gene encoding T-cell surface glycoprotein CD8 alpha chain, producing MIPLRLVWTLLTASAWTLGSSQILLHDPVKLLYPAISSTESIECDCRNFTCDYVFWFRTDPANAEVKFLGKSNNADRAEHVADERFRLSKRGSSTFVLRIFNVKREDAGIYSCVLRSYRDLTEMYNPGTFLRPGETPPPPPPPPKKLPPKPKVCPCSSQKRPRDGCHSLVLWPLVGLVAGLAVGLLCTLYYFSRLSKKCHHHFVKKRLT from the exons ATGATCCCCCTGCGACTTGTGTGGACTTTGCTGACGGCATCGGCCTGGACACTTG GTTCGAGCCAGATCCTGCTACACGATCCCGTCAAACTCCTTTACCCTGCCATCTCCAGCACTGAGAGTATCGAATGTGACTGTCGTAATTTCACCTGTGACTACGTCTTCTGGTTCCGCACCGACCCCGCTAACGCCGAGGTAAAGTTTCTGGGAAAATCCAACAACGCTGACCGGGCCGAGCATGTGGCTGACGAACGTTTTAGACTCAGCAAGAGGGGCAGCTCGACCTTTGTGCTGCGCATCTTCAACGTGAAGAGAGAGGATGCGGGGATTTATTCTTGTGTCCTGAGAAGCTACAGAGATTTGACAGAAATGTACAACCCCGGGACATTTCTGCGGCCGGGAG agacccctccaccaccaccacctccacccaAGAAGCTCCCACCCAAACCGAAGGTGTGTCCCTGTTCGTCGCAGAAGCGTCCACGGG ATGGCTGTCACTCCCTGGTTCTGTGGCCTCTGGTGGGCCTCGTCGCGGGCCTGGCCGTGGGTCTTCTCTGCACGCTGTATTACTTCAGCC GACTCTCCAAAAAATGCCACCACCACTTTGTGAA GAAGAGGCTGACCTAA